A single window of Cellulomonas sp. NTE-D12 DNA harbors:
- a CDS encoding sigma-70 family RNA polymerase sigma factor codes for MSGSDELLTCLARDRGRDLVAYAYLFTGDLAAAQDLVQDAFVKVFGRFRTGFDATSAEAYTRRTIASLYIDGYRRRRRYAGLEHLLLEPETRESDDDAVLDVRAALAVLSRQERACVVLRFFADRTVAEVARELNLAEGTVKRYLSNATHKLETRLGPLAPPPGETVDVLPAAGRVGGR; via the coding sequence ATGTCCGGCAGCGACGAGCTGTTGACATGTCTGGCGCGGGACCGAGGCCGTGACCTCGTCGCCTACGCCTATCTGTTCACGGGTGACCTCGCGGCCGCCCAGGACCTGGTGCAGGACGCGTTCGTCAAGGTGTTCGGGCGGTTCCGCACGGGGTTCGACGCGACGTCGGCCGAGGCGTACACCCGTCGCACCATCGCGAGCCTGTACATCGACGGCTACCGGCGCCGACGCCGGTACGCCGGGCTCGAGCACCTTCTGCTGGAGCCCGAGACGCGGGAGTCGGACGACGACGCAGTCCTCGACGTCCGGGCCGCGCTCGCGGTCCTGTCGCGGCAGGAGCGGGCGTGCGTCGTCCTGCGGTTCTTCGCGGACCGCACCGTCGCCGAGGTCGCCCGGGAGCTGAACCTCGCCGAGGGCACCGTCAAGCGATACCTGTCCAACGCCACGCACAAGCTGGAGACGCGGCTGGGTCCGCTGGCCCCGCCTCCCGGCGAGACCGTCGACGTCCTGCCAGCGGCCGGACGAGTAGGGGGGCGATGA
- a CDS encoding glycoside hydrolase family 2 TIM barrel-domain containing protein, protein MSPATPSATDVVAVPAETTEPSAPSVPAAATSSTDPSASTAAAAGVVVPKPEYPRPDRDRSAAWLTLNGSWHFESEYGTTTITVPFAWETEASGVQRTWLERGTYRRSVTVPAEWDGSRVLLCFGAVHHRARVLVDDVEVGVHVGGYTSFELDLTTVAAPGTSVVLTVEVEAPADKRSIPHGKQRSVPRDDYDGVSFTPTSGIWQSVWLEARGRSYVAELALRGDSLTGIDVSGTVVGDEPTAPVRVRVLDEAAGTAGSDGSSGADRSSAAAVLVLEPDATGRFAGRLELTDPHLWSPNDPHLYRVELTTGTGAGAAADRVVATTGLRRIAVTGDHLTLNGERLYVRGVLDQGYWPRTGLTAPDDDALVLDLELARRHGYNLVRKHIKLEEPRWLHHADRLGMLVWSEPPAPSRYSIEAAGAFEAQLPDLVERDGSHPSIVVWGLYNEEWGLDWDIPGSPERAEAAAHAYDVMHLLDASRPIVENSGWSHVRTDLVDWHYYDADPTAWAANVAALADGSREDFPVMLGPDFTVDKSLHGSPDHPRTGIPVLNSEYGSGFTNLERAWHLRWQTQELRRHDRFAGYVYTELADVEHEMAGLVDADRREKDRGGLDPADVNATTVLVLDVVPAAAGADVPVPTQPWDLVVRVSHHGPAPVRGRVRLAWVSAGAAFGASPVAPAVESAPVDAEPFVLSGPTTIRVPAPRPVASARLHVWLVDDDDAVLARTFVDAGPIEPPNRRGARTTTTD, encoded by the coding sequence ATGAGCCCTGCGACGCCGAGCGCGACCGACGTGGTCGCGGTCCCCGCCGAGACGACCGAGCCGAGCGCGCCCAGCGTGCCGGCCGCGGCGACGTCCTCCACCGACCCGAGCGCCTCCACGGCTGCGGCCGCGGGCGTCGTCGTCCCCAAGCCCGAGTACCCCCGGCCGGACCGCGACCGCTCCGCGGCGTGGCTGACCCTCAACGGGTCCTGGCACTTCGAGTCCGAGTACGGGACGACGACGATCACCGTGCCGTTCGCCTGGGAGACCGAGGCGTCCGGCGTGCAGCGCACCTGGCTGGAGCGCGGAACCTACCGGCGGTCGGTCACCGTGCCGGCCGAGTGGGACGGGTCGCGGGTGCTGCTGTGCTTCGGTGCGGTGCACCACCGGGCGCGGGTGCTGGTGGACGACGTCGAGGTGGGCGTGCACGTCGGCGGGTACACGTCGTTCGAGCTGGACCTGACGACGGTCGCGGCACCCGGGACCTCGGTGGTGCTGACGGTGGAGGTCGAGGCACCCGCGGACAAGCGGTCGATCCCGCACGGCAAGCAGCGGTCGGTCCCGCGCGACGACTACGACGGCGTCTCGTTCACGCCGACCTCCGGCATCTGGCAGAGCGTGTGGCTGGAGGCGCGCGGACGGTCGTACGTCGCCGAGCTGGCGCTGCGCGGCGACTCGCTGACCGGCATCGACGTGTCGGGCACGGTGGTGGGCGACGAGCCGACCGCGCCCGTGCGGGTGCGGGTGCTCGACGAGGCGGCGGGGACGGCCGGCTCCGACGGCTCGTCGGGCGCGGACCGTTCGTCTGCCGCCGCCGTCCTGGTGCTCGAGCCCGACGCCACCGGCCGCTTCGCCGGCCGCCTCGAGCTGACCGACCCGCACCTGTGGTCGCCCAACGACCCGCACCTGTACCGGGTCGAGCTCACCACGGGCACCGGCGCGGGCGCGGCCGCCGACCGCGTCGTCGCCACCACCGGCCTGCGCCGCATCGCCGTCACGGGCGACCACCTCACGCTGAACGGTGAGCGCCTGTACGTGCGCGGCGTGCTCGACCAGGGCTACTGGCCCCGCACGGGCCTGACGGCGCCCGACGACGACGCGCTGGTCCTCGACCTCGAGCTCGCGCGCCGGCACGGCTACAACCTGGTGCGCAAGCACATCAAGCTCGAGGAGCCGCGCTGGCTGCACCACGCCGACCGGCTGGGGATGCTCGTCTGGTCCGAGCCGCCGGCCCCGAGCCGGTACTCGATCGAGGCGGCCGGTGCGTTCGAGGCGCAGCTGCCGGACCTGGTGGAGCGCGACGGCAGCCACCCGTCGATCGTCGTCTGGGGCCTGTACAACGAGGAGTGGGGGCTGGACTGGGACATCCCCGGCAGCCCCGAGCGCGCCGAAGCGGCCGCCCACGCGTACGACGTGATGCACCTGCTGGACGCCAGCCGGCCGATCGTGGAGAACTCCGGCTGGTCGCACGTGCGCACCGACCTGGTCGACTGGCACTACTACGACGCGGACCCGACGGCGTGGGCGGCCAACGTGGCGGCGCTCGCGGACGGCAGCCGCGAGGACTTCCCGGTGATGCTCGGCCCGGACTTCACCGTGGACAAGTCGCTGCACGGCTCCCCGGACCACCCGCGCACGGGGATACCCGTGCTGAACAGCGAGTACGGCTCCGGGTTCACCAACCTGGAACGTGCCTGGCACCTGCGCTGGCAGACGCAGGAGCTGCGCCGGCACGACCGGTTCGCGGGGTACGTGTACACCGAGCTGGCGGACGTCGAGCACGAGATGGCCGGTCTGGTGGACGCCGACCGCCGCGAGAAGGACCGTGGTGGGCTGGACCCGGCCGACGTGAACGCGACAACGGTGCTGGTGCTGGACGTGGTCCCGGCGGCCGCCGGGGCGGACGTCCCGGTGCCGACGCAGCCGTGGGACCTCGTCGTGCGGGTGTCCCACCACGGGCCGGCCCCGGTGCGGGGGCGGGTGCGGTTGGCGTGGGTGTCGGCGGGTGCGGCGTTCGGCGCGAGCCCCGTGGCGCCCGCGGTGGAGTCCGCGCCGGTGGACGCCGAGCCGTTCGTGCTCAGCGGCCCGACGACGATCCGGGTCCCCGCGCCGCGGCCGGTGGCGTCCGCGCGGCTGCACGTGTGGCTCGTGGACGACGACGATGCCGTGCTCGCGCGGACGTTCGTCGACGCCGGCCCCATCGAGCCGCCGAACCGCCGGGGCGCTCGCACCACCACCACCGACTGA
- a CDS encoding carbohydrate ABC transporter permease — translation MTTLTAPARPAAAAPRPASRRPRHRALGSVGSHAFLGLLTLAFLAPVVWAVVSAFKPAGQIVSSPLSLDPSRLTTQNFTAMFTDVPIGRGFANTLVVLAVKGSMTLFFAPLAAYGFAKYRFPLRNALFGTVLVTLMLPTIVLIIPLLLEMKELGWVNTYQALILPGAVDAFAIFWMRQVIAAVPDELMDAARVDGCGEFGIFARILVPVIRPSLAGLAVLTVMNIYNDFVWPVVIASSQRMATLQVVLSTLAQNISGNRIGADYATVTGELLAASSVALVPLLLVFVVLQRHFINGIIAGSVKG, via the coding sequence ATGACCACGCTGACCGCACCCGCCCGGCCCGCGGCCGCTGCTCCCCGGCCTGCGAGCCGCCGACCCCGGCACCGCGCCCTCGGGTCCGTCGGGTCGCACGCCTTCCTCGGCCTGCTGACCCTCGCCTTCCTCGCTCCGGTGGTCTGGGCCGTCGTCTCGGCGTTCAAGCCGGCCGGCCAGATCGTCAGCAGCCCGCTGAGCCTGGACCCGTCGCGGCTGACGACGCAGAACTTCACGGCCATGTTCACCGACGTGCCGATCGGGCGCGGGTTCGCCAACACGCTGGTCGTGCTGGCGGTGAAGGGGTCGATGACCCTGTTCTTCGCACCGCTCGCCGCCTACGGGTTCGCCAAGTACCGGTTCCCCCTGCGCAACGCGCTGTTCGGCACGGTGCTGGTGACGCTGATGCTGCCGACGATCGTGCTGATCATCCCGTTGCTGCTGGAGATGAAGGAGCTCGGCTGGGTCAACACGTACCAGGCGCTGATCCTCCCGGGGGCGGTCGACGCGTTCGCCATCTTCTGGATGCGCCAGGTGATCGCCGCGGTGCCCGACGAGCTGATGGACGCCGCCCGCGTCGACGGCTGCGGGGAGTTCGGCATCTTCGCCCGGATCCTCGTGCCGGTGATCCGGCCCAGCCTGGCCGGGCTGGCGGTGCTGACCGTGATGAACATCTACAACGACTTCGTCTGGCCCGTGGTGATCGCCAGCTCGCAGCGGATGGCGACCCTCCAGGTGGTGCTGTCCACCCTCGCCCAGAACATCAGCGGCAACCGGATCGGCGCGGACTACGCGACGGTGACCGGCGAGTTGCTGGCCGCCAGCTCGGTGGCCCTCGTCCCCCTGCTGCTCGTTTTCGTCGTGCTCCAGCGCCACTTCATCAACGGGATCATCGCCGGAAGCGTCAAGGGCTGA
- a CDS encoding sugar ABC transporter permease — MTLGSVVTDVPRTSRPEPGRRSHRSRLRRRLAPYVFVLPFLALFVAFSVYPMLFTLRLSFTNWHGARAPQWVGWGNYTYLLTSSSFWQSLGNSAVLWLLIVPVQLVVGLLAAVLLDNARTRMRGFYRVAFLVPFVTPLVAIAQIWVVVFDKDYGAVNGVLKLLGLPAVGWLVTSAWAKPTLALLFLWKTTGFIVIILLSGLQSIDGSVYEAAALDGAHRARQLWSITVPLMRRTLMFALVMQTLAVFQMFAEPYVVTKGGPYSSTTTAGLHLYNAITRSDLGTGAANSFLLVIVVMALSLIFVRLLRSED; from the coding sequence ATGACACTCGGCTCCGTGGTCACCGACGTCCCGCGGACGAGCCGTCCCGAGCCCGGGCGCCGATCGCACCGGTCCCGGCTGCGGCGCCGGCTGGCGCCCTACGTCTTCGTCCTGCCGTTCCTCGCCCTGTTCGTGGCGTTCAGCGTCTACCCGATGCTGTTCACGCTGCGGCTGAGCTTCACCAACTGGCACGGCGCCCGCGCCCCGCAGTGGGTGGGCTGGGGCAACTACACGTACCTGCTGACCAGCTCGTCGTTCTGGCAGTCGCTGGGCAACTCGGCGGTGCTGTGGCTGCTGATCGTGCCGGTGCAGCTGGTGGTCGGCCTGCTGGCCGCCGTGCTGCTGGACAACGCCCGGACCCGGATGCGCGGCTTCTACCGGGTGGCCTTCCTGGTCCCGTTCGTCACGCCGCTGGTCGCCATCGCGCAGATCTGGGTGGTGGTGTTCGACAAGGACTACGGCGCCGTCAACGGCGTGCTCAAGCTGCTGGGCCTGCCGGCCGTCGGGTGGCTGGTGACCAGCGCGTGGGCCAAGCCGACGCTGGCGCTGCTGTTCCTGTGGAAGACCACCGGGTTCATCGTGATCATCCTGCTGTCCGGGCTGCAGTCGATCGACGGGTCGGTGTACGAGGCGGCGGCGCTGGACGGCGCGCACCGCGCCCGGCAGCTGTGGTCGATCACCGTGCCGCTGATGCGCCGGACGCTGATGTTCGCCCTGGTGATGCAGACGCTGGCCGTGTTCCAGATGTTCGCGGAGCCCTACGTCGTCACCAAGGGCGGCCCGTACAGCTCGACGACGACTGCCGGGCTGCACCTGTACAACGCGATCACGCGGTCCGACCTGGGGACCGGGGCGGCGAACTCGTTCCTGCTGGTCATCGTCGTGATGGCCCTGTCCCTGATCTTCGTGCGCCTGCTCCGGTCGGAGGACTGA
- a CDS encoding extracellular solute-binding protein has protein sequence MHQALPRRPRQPRDLAGRARGLRRTFPAVLTAAAAAVALAACGPAVTAGGSGATGTATSSANPDQLQAPSDANPSGSITVWDRSGDLYNVFDAAIAAFNKKYPNIKVNHQAVDINAKLQNTLITGSDVPDGVFLDDALVAGYSDYLWDLSGVLKPYVKDIAKQKVDVSTVKGGIYGVPFDLDPGLLFYNETALQKAGVDATKIQTYDDLVAAAKQYKAAVPDSGPIHLEQTGFLGQLQLEMYASQQGTSLADADGKLRLDSPAYKQILGWLDSVQKQGLGTRAEYLSQSDVGALDSAKEVFYPWSIWFDFAPEQQLKTTKGEWRAMPLPAWSAGGARSGAMGGSSFVLPKAGKNSQLAWLFYQFLMFDPAGYTAVYGSNSVYPNGLDTSIPAYKPAADPTKPLFKPSPALGNQDLWKTAIEAGNQIPGGTPIPKWWAGAVDYLGNDVQKMLDGSMTPQQVIDQSTADIQKNLVDRQ, from the coding sequence ATGCACCAGGCACTGCCGCGGCGACCTCGTCAGCCGCGCGACCTCGCGGGCCGGGCTCGCGGCCTCCGCCGCACCTTTCCCGCCGTCCTGACCGCCGCAGCGGCCGCCGTCGCCCTCGCGGCGTGCGGGCCCGCTGTCACCGCCGGCGGCTCCGGCGCCACCGGTACCGCGACCTCGTCGGCCAACCCGGACCAGCTCCAGGCGCCGAGCGACGCGAACCCGTCCGGCTCGATCACCGTCTGGGACCGCTCCGGCGACCTCTACAACGTGTTCGACGCGGCGATCGCGGCCTTCAACAAGAAGTACCCGAACATCAAGGTCAACCACCAGGCCGTCGACATCAACGCCAAGCTCCAGAACACCCTGATCACCGGCAGCGACGTGCCGGACGGCGTGTTCCTGGACGACGCGCTGGTGGCGGGCTACTCGGACTACCTCTGGGACCTGAGCGGCGTCCTCAAGCCGTACGTCAAGGACATCGCGAAGCAGAAGGTGGACGTCAGCACCGTCAAGGGCGGCATCTACGGCGTCCCGTTCGACCTGGACCCGGGCCTGCTGTTCTACAACGAGACGGCCCTGCAGAAGGCCGGCGTCGACGCCACCAAGATCCAGACGTACGACGACCTGGTCGCCGCCGCCAAGCAGTACAAGGCCGCAGTCCCCGACTCCGGCCCCATCCACCTCGAGCAGACCGGCTTCCTGGGACAGCTGCAGCTGGAGATGTACGCCAGCCAGCAGGGCACCAGCCTCGCCGACGCCGACGGGAAGCTGCGCCTGGACTCCCCGGCGTACAAGCAGATCCTCGGGTGGCTGGACTCGGTGCAGAAGCAGGGGCTCGGCACGCGGGCGGAGTACCTCAGCCAGAGCGACGTCGGCGCCCTCGACTCGGCCAAGGAGGTGTTCTACCCCTGGTCCATCTGGTTCGACTTCGCCCCGGAGCAGCAGCTGAAGACCACCAAGGGTGAATGGCGGGCCATGCCGCTCCCGGCGTGGAGCGCCGGCGGCGCGCGGTCCGGTGCGATGGGCGGCTCGTCGTTCGTCCTGCCGAAGGCCGGGAAGAACTCCCAGCTCGCGTGGCTCTTCTACCAGTTCCTCATGTTCGACCCCGCCGGCTACACCGCCGTCTACGGGTCCAACAGCGTCTACCCCAACGGCCTCGACACGTCGATCCCGGCCTACAAGCCGGCCGCCGACCCGACGAAGCCGCTGTTCAAGCCCTCCCCGGCACTGGGCAACCAGGACCTGTGGAAGACGGCGATCGAGGCGGGCAACCAGATCCCCGGCGGCACGCCGATCCCCAAGTGGTGGGCCGGCGCCGTCGACTACCTGGGCAACGACGTGCAGAAGATGCTCGACGGGTCGATGACGCCGCAGCAGGTGATCGACCAGTCCACGGCGGACATCCAGAAGAACCTGGTCGACCGGCAGTAG
- a CDS encoding LacI family DNA-binding transcriptional regulator, with protein MAATLRDVARTANVSMRTVSNVVSGYEHVSEAMRQRVLAAMEELDYRANPVARTLRTGRTGVLALVVPEIDVPYFSQLAREVINAAAAVGYRVMIDQTGDDHERERRLLTGADRTMLFDGILFSPLVTATELLEMRAGRSIPLVLLGEHDFDGRYDHVAIDNERAAYDATAHLVALGRRRIAAIGAQPQEDYATPRKRTAGYQDALRDAGLEPDPDLLRPAPRYSRADGYTAAQALLAGPDRPDAIFCYSDLMAMGAMRAVFDAGLSVPDDVAIIGIDDIEEGRYSRPTLSTVSLDIPFIARAAVERLAVRIDEPDSPAQEALAPHVLLPRESTGEGTAGTAPAFRP; from the coding sequence ATGGCCGCCACCCTCCGTGACGTCGCCCGCACGGCGAACGTCTCGATGCGCACGGTGTCCAACGTGGTCAGCGGGTACGAGCACGTCAGCGAGGCGATGCGCCAGCGCGTGCTCGCCGCGATGGAGGAGCTCGACTACCGCGCCAACCCCGTGGCGCGCACGCTGCGCACGGGCCGCACGGGCGTGCTGGCCCTCGTCGTGCCCGAGATCGACGTGCCGTACTTCTCCCAGCTCGCGCGCGAGGTGATCAACGCGGCAGCCGCCGTCGGCTACCGCGTGATGATCGACCAGACCGGTGACGACCACGAGCGTGAGCGCCGGCTGCTCACCGGCGCCGACCGGACCATGCTGTTCGACGGCATCCTGTTCAGCCCTCTCGTCACCGCCACCGAGCTGCTGGAGATGCGCGCCGGGCGGTCCATCCCGCTGGTGCTGCTCGGCGAGCACGACTTCGACGGCCGGTACGACCACGTAGCCATCGACAACGAGCGTGCGGCCTACGACGCCACGGCGCACCTGGTGGCGCTGGGCCGGCGCCGGATCGCCGCGATCGGCGCCCAGCCGCAGGAGGACTACGCCACCCCCCGCAAGCGCACCGCCGGCTACCAGGACGCGCTGCGCGACGCCGGCCTCGAGCCGGACCCCGACCTGCTTCGCCCCGCGCCCCGGTACAGCCGGGCCGACGGCTACACCGCCGCCCAGGCGCTGCTGGCCGGTCCTGACCGGCCGGACGCGATCTTCTGCTACTCGGACCTGATGGCGATGGGCGCGATGCGGGCGGTGTTCGACGCAGGCCTGTCGGTGCCGGACGACGTGGCGATCATCGGCATCGACGACATCGAGGAGGGCCGGTACTCCCGGCCCACGCTGAGCACCGTGTCGCTGGACATCCCGTTCATCGCGCGCGCCGCCGTCGAGCGGCTCGCGGTCCGGATCGACGAGCCCGACTCGCCGGCGCAGGAGGCGCTCGCGCCGCACGTGCTGCTGCCCCGGGAGAGCACGGGGGAAGGCACGGCCGGGACCGCGCCGGCCTTCCGCCCCTGA
- a CDS encoding MarR family transcriptional regulator — protein sequence MSMDFFDVLVRYETTLWNHLDDRLAAAGTVRLGTLSALRVLRRHPGTARVQELRTELAITVGAASKLVDRLERDGLATRSAHPDDRRSSLITLTAAGEAALEEGTAIVERTLHDHLGDEPAAAAVTTILEHLLTTLKPVPAATR from the coding sequence ATGAGCATGGACTTCTTCGACGTGCTGGTCCGCTACGAGACCACCCTCTGGAACCACCTCGACGACCGGCTCGCCGCCGCCGGCACCGTCCGGCTCGGGACCCTGTCCGCGCTCCGGGTGCTCCGTCGGCACCCGGGTACCGCGCGGGTCCAGGAGCTCCGGACCGAGCTCGCCATCACCGTGGGCGCAGCGAGCAAGCTCGTCGACCGCCTGGAGCGCGACGGCCTCGCCACACGCTCGGCCCACCCCGACGACCGCCGCTCCTCGCTGATCACGCTCACGGCCGCGGGTGAGGCGGCGCTCGAGGAGGGGACGGCGATCGTCGAGCGGACTCTGCACGACCACCTGGGCGACGAGCCGGCTGCAGCCGCGGTCACGACGATCCTCGAGCACCTGCTCACCACGCTCAAGCCGGTCCCGGCGGCGACCCGATGA
- a CDS encoding zinc-binding dehydrogenase has protein sequence MSGTMRAVVVDHPGGPEVLQVRDVPLPHAEPGQVLIRVHAFGLNRSELHFRSGQAWSGTFPRIPGIEAAGVVEDAPGGELAAGTQVMAMMGGMGRTIDGGYAEHVVVPVSQVVPFSSELPWEVLGAVPEMLQTAYGSLAVGVRPSAGDTLLVRGGTSSVGLALAVLGRLQGLTVLSTTRSPGRRALLEQAGAHHALVDDGHVADQVRELVPRGVDGAVELVGSDVLRDTLRAVRPGGTVCFTGMLSDRWTIPEFYPMDWLPNGVRLTAYSGDAADLPPTVLQDFLDAVAAGRARVPVGKVYALDDIARAHADMEAGVVGGKGVVLLSAG, from the coding sequence ATGAGCGGCACGATGCGCGCCGTCGTCGTCGACCACCCCGGCGGTCCCGAGGTGCTCCAGGTCCGCGACGTCCCCCTCCCGCACGCGGAACCCGGTCAGGTGCTGATCCGGGTGCACGCCTTCGGCCTCAACCGCTCCGAGCTGCACTTCCGCAGCGGGCAGGCGTGGTCGGGCACCTTCCCACGCATCCCGGGCATCGAGGCGGCCGGCGTGGTGGAGGACGCCCCGGGCGGTGAGCTGGCCGCCGGTACGCAGGTGATGGCGATGATGGGCGGGATGGGTCGCACCATCGACGGCGGCTACGCCGAGCACGTCGTCGTCCCGGTCTCCCAGGTGGTGCCGTTCAGCAGCGAGCTGCCGTGGGAGGTGCTCGGCGCCGTCCCGGAGATGCTCCAGACGGCGTACGGGTCGCTGGCCGTCGGCGTCCGACCGTCGGCCGGGGACACCCTGCTGGTCCGCGGCGGCACGTCGTCCGTCGGCCTCGCGCTGGCCGTGCTCGGCCGCCTGCAGGGCCTCACGGTCCTGTCCACCACGCGCTCGCCCGGGCGGCGCGCTCTGCTCGAGCAGGCCGGCGCCCACCACGCGCTGGTGGACGACGGCCACGTCGCCGACCAGGTGCGCGAGCTGGTCCCGCGCGGGGTCGACGGGGCCGTGGAGCTGGTCGGTTCTGACGTCCTGCGCGACACGCTGCGCGCCGTCCGACCCGGCGGAACGGTGTGCTTCACCGGCATGCTGTCGGACCGGTGGACGATCCCGGAGTTCTACCCGATGGACTGGCTGCCGAACGGCGTCCGCCTCACCGCCTACTCCGGCGATGCGGCAGACCTGCCGCCGACCGTGCTGCAGGACTTCCTCGACGCGGTCGCGGCGGGCCGAGCCCGAGTCCCCGTGGGGAAGGTCTACGCGCTCGACGACATCGCCCGGGCGCACGCCGACATGGAGGCCGGCGTCGTAGGAGGCAAGGGCGTGGTGCTGCTGTCCGCCGGATGA
- a CDS encoding zinc-binding dehydrogenase, with protein sequence MPTSMRGVFLPGNSTAEVREYPVPEPGPGQLVIRMGASGICGSDIGYIYREYKTHKGLDGKPAYKGVIAGHEPSGRVVAAGAGCRRFGVGDDVIVYHIVGCGRCPNCRSGHVISCSDPRYREAYGWQRDGGHADYVLVEESTCVPLFPDLDHVDGALIACGFGTAYEGLQRTGVRGGEDLLVVGLGPVGLAASMIGRLLGARRVIGVEARPERSDFALAGGFVDDVVPAASDSGEQVLALTGGRGCDVAVDCSGSTPGRLAALVGAAEWGRVSLIGEGGRLEAEVSDLMLHKQLTIYASWVTSLQGMEAVARLFAEAGRHPHEIVSDRFTLDQADEAYALAAAGAAGKVVLVPSL encoded by the coding sequence ATGCCGACGTCGATGCGAGGCGTCTTCCTTCCCGGCAACTCGACCGCGGAGGTCCGGGAGTACCCGGTGCCGGAGCCGGGACCGGGGCAGCTGGTGATCCGCATGGGTGCGTCCGGCATCTGCGGCAGCGACATCGGCTACATCTACCGCGAGTACAAGACGCACAAGGGCCTCGACGGCAAGCCGGCGTACAAGGGTGTGATCGCGGGCCACGAACCGAGCGGACGCGTCGTCGCGGCGGGAGCCGGGTGCCGTCGGTTCGGGGTGGGTGACGACGTGATCGTCTACCACATCGTCGGCTGCGGGCGGTGCCCCAACTGCCGCTCGGGGCACGTCATCAGCTGCTCCGACCCGCGCTACCGCGAGGCGTACGGCTGGCAGCGGGACGGCGGTCACGCGGACTACGTCCTGGTCGAGGAGAGCACGTGCGTGCCCCTCTTCCCCGACCTGGACCACGTGGACGGCGCCCTGATCGCGTGCGGCTTCGGGACGGCGTACGAGGGGCTGCAACGCACCGGCGTCCGGGGTGGCGAGGACCTGCTGGTGGTCGGCCTCGGACCGGTGGGGCTCGCCGCGTCGATGATCGGCCGGCTGCTCGGCGCCCGGCGGGTGATCGGCGTCGAGGCGCGGCCGGAGCGTTCCGATTTCGCGCTCGCCGGCGGGTTCGTCGACGACGTGGTGCCTGCGGCGTCCGACTCGGGCGAGCAGGTGCTGGCGCTGACCGGCGGTCGGGGCTGTGATGTCGCCGTGGACTGCAGCGGTTCGACGCCCGGACGGCTCGCGGCGCTGGTCGGTGCCGCCGAGTGGGGCCGGGTGTCGCTCATCGGCGAGGGTGGTCGGCTCGAGGCGGAGGTGTCCGACCTGATGCTGCACAAGCAGCTGACGATCTACGCCTCCTGGGTCACCTCGTTGCAGGGCATGGAGGCCGTCGCACGGCTGTTCGCCGAGGCCGGCCGGCACCCGCACGAGATCGTCAGCGACCGGTTCACGCTGGACCAGGCGGACGAGGCCTACGCGCTCGCGGCCGCCGGTGCCGCGGGCAAGGTCGTCCTGGTGCCGTCCCTGTGA
- a CDS encoding ABC transporter permease, whose protein sequence is MTTKTATVETDGTATGPSRRGWRELAVPRSTTALNIVGLLVAIVVLYAVLSGTARGFASPANQLGLLRDAALIGVAATGMTLVIIAGEIDVSIGPAVAFASVIVAKAMTAWHLPTVLAILVTVAIGAAWGGVVGVLRARFKVPSFIGTLGLWNILGGLALYTTNALPVPFSPRDRIMNVLSDRVLGIPTPAWVMVIAFVVFGFVARKTAYGRSVYAIGGNAPAARLAGIPVDRTRILIFVTTGALSAISGVLLAARLGSGNGGAAGGLEFKVIAAVVIGGTAMAGGRGSLFGSFLGVIFITLIGNGLVLLGVNSFLQTVVTGAIIVLAVLINVTLSGRRALAGTTTD, encoded by the coding sequence ATGACCACCAAGACAGCCACCGTGGAGACCGACGGCACCGCCACCGGCCCGAGCCGTCGGGGGTGGCGCGAGCTCGCCGTGCCGCGGTCGACCACCGCGCTGAACATCGTCGGGCTGCTCGTCGCCATCGTCGTGCTCTACGCCGTCCTGTCCGGCACCGCCCGCGGGTTCGCCAGCCCGGCCAACCAGCTGGGCCTGCTGCGCGACGCGGCGCTGATCGGGGTCGCCGCCACCGGGATGACCCTGGTGATCATCGCCGGCGAGATCGACGTGTCCATCGGCCCGGCGGTCGCGTTCGCGTCGGTGATCGTCGCCAAGGCGATGACCGCGTGGCACCTGCCGACGGTGCTGGCGATCCTGGTCACGGTCGCGATCGGGGCGGCATGGGGCGGGGTCGTCGGGGTGCTGCGGGCGCGGTTCAAGGTGCCGTCGTTCATCGGCACGCTGGGGCTCTGGAACATCCTGGGTGGGCTGGCGCTGTACACGACCAACGCGCTGCCGGTGCCGTTCTCTCCGCGCGACCGGATCATGAACGTGCTGTCCGACCGGGTCCTCGGCATCCCGACGCCGGCCTGGGTGATGGTGATCGCCTTCGTCGTGTTCGGCTTCGTCGCGCGCAAGACGGCCTACGGACGCTCGGTGTACGCCATCGGCGGCAACGCGCCGGCCGCCCGCCTGGCCGGCATCCCCGTCGACCGCACCCGCATCCTCATCTTCGTCACCACCGGCGCCCTGTCCGCCATCAGCGGAGTGCTGCTCGCCGCACGGCTCGGCTCGGGCAACGGCGGCGCCGCGGGCGGCCTGGAGTTCAAGGTGATCGCCGCCGTGGTGATCGGCGGGACGGCGATGGCCGGCGGACGCGGCAGCCTGTTCGGCAGCTTCCTGGGCGTCATCTTCATCACGCTGATCGGCAACGGCCTGGTGCTGCTCGGCGTGAACTCGTTCCTCCAGACGGTCGTGACCGGCGCCATCATCGTGCTCGCCGTCCTGATCAACGTCACCCTGTCCGGCCGGCGCGCGCTCGCCGGCACCACCACCGACTAG